Proteins found in one Flavobacterium channae genomic segment:
- a CDS encoding sensor histidine kinase has product MLIFIFFSCFVIGQNEPNLTKFKTQKEKLQAWADYCDEFLAVENYKQLRIAGKKGIQLTSKNDFYNLSLFNFYLGVSFDYGSETDSISYYLEKSELFGRKAKNNKRVVEALKQMLVCYKNYGATKKRERVLNELQNVIDTSKNELEKSKILAEISDYYIHIGQYEKGLQYKIEGLEKRKKYLNKGNYNDTINFGVQLVNISELYYTMDNLPKSLEYLIESEPYLSKYKEGIAAVHNDFISIYLKQNNLIKAEDRYSKFKLFLKTVDLGDCFEYFIQSNLLFSNYYLEKNQPIKALFYANQANSNVEKYASDFTKAQVNQTFGKIYLFQKDYKKALPYLISSEPIIREDSPEANCVLQKLLAQTYLGIGNTKQAYFHLNNYAALQETLLAEKTKKNLAEMEAKYQNSVKKQEIANKNLQIDVANKQKYYLIAGLLLLTIIGGLLYYQNLNRKKSNQKLLLLNNELEEANNAKLRFLNILNHDLRSPVATLIQFLHLKKESPDLLDEESKARLEQKTIDGAENLLNSMEDILLWSKGQMENFKPQPEKINISDLFHDIKNHFSSAENIAIQFENNSNIKLFTDQNFLKTIMRNLTGNAIKALEGIDNPTINWKAWNENNRTFISITDNGKGASIEQFKALYDEKEIVGIKTGLGLHLIRDLAKMIDCEISLETSENKGTKVVLRI; this is encoded by the coding sequence TTGTTAATTTTTATATTTTTTTCATGTTTTGTTATTGGACAAAATGAACCAAATCTTACAAAATTTAAAACTCAAAAAGAAAAACTTCAAGCCTGGGCAGATTATTGTGACGAATTTCTTGCCGTTGAAAACTACAAGCAACTAAGAATTGCTGGAAAAAAAGGCATACAACTAACTTCAAAAAATGATTTTTATAACTTGTCACTTTTCAATTTCTATCTAGGTGTTTCATTTGATTATGGCAGTGAAACAGATAGCATATCCTATTATCTAGAAAAATCAGAATTATTTGGAAGAAAAGCTAAAAACAACAAAAGAGTTGTAGAAGCATTAAAACAAATGCTTGTGTGCTATAAAAATTATGGCGCAACCAAAAAAAGAGAGCGTGTTTTAAATGAGCTACAGAATGTTATTGACACTTCAAAAAACGAATTAGAGAAGAGTAAAATCTTAGCTGAAATATCAGATTATTATATTCACATAGGACAATATGAAAAAGGATTACAATATAAAATAGAAGGTTTAGAAAAACGAAAAAAATATTTAAATAAAGGCAATTATAACGATACAATTAATTTTGGTGTACAGTTAGTTAACATATCTGAGCTTTACTACACTATGGATAATCTTCCAAAAAGTTTGGAATATTTAATTGAAAGTGAGCCTTATTTATCAAAATACAAGGAAGGCATTGCTGCTGTTCATAACGATTTTATTTCTATTTATTTAAAGCAAAATAATTTAATAAAAGCAGAAGACAGATATTCTAAGTTTAAGTTATTTTTAAAAACTGTTGATTTAGGTGATTGTTTTGAATATTTTATTCAGAGTAATTTACTTTTTTCAAATTATTACTTAGAAAAAAATCAACCTATAAAAGCGCTATTCTACGCTAACCAAGCCAATTCTAATGTAGAAAAATACGCAAGTGATTTCACTAAAGCACAAGTAAATCAAACTTTTGGTAAAATTTATTTATTCCAAAAAGATTATAAAAAAGCATTACCATATTTGATTTCGTCAGAACCTATTATAAGAGAAGACTCTCCAGAAGCAAACTGTGTTTTACAAAAATTATTAGCACAAACTTATTTAGGCATCGGAAACACCAAACAAGCCTATTTTCATTTAAACAATTATGCCGCATTACAAGAAACCTTATTAGCAGAAAAAACAAAAAAGAATCTTGCAGAAATGGAAGCCAAGTACCAAAATAGTGTAAAAAAACAAGAAATAGCAAACAAAAACCTTCAAATAGACGTCGCTAATAAACAAAAATACTATTTAATTGCAGGTCTTTTATTATTAACTATAATTGGAGGCTTACTATATTATCAAAACCTAAACAGAAAAAAATCGAATCAAAAACTGCTTCTTTTAAATAACGAACTTGAAGAAGCCAACAACGCTAAACTGCGATTTCTAAACATTTTAAATCACGATTTAAGAAGTCCGGTTGCAACGTTAATTCAATTTTTACATCTAAAAAAAGAAAGTCCAGACTTATTAGATGAGGAAAGTAAAGCGCGTTTGGAACAAAAAACAATTGATGGAGCGGAAAATCTTCTTAACTCAATGGAAGACATTTTGTTGTGGAGCAAAGGACAAATGGAAAACTTTAAACCGCAACCAGAAAAAATCAATATTTCTGATTTATTTCATGATATTAAAAATCATTTTTCTAGCGCTGAAAATATTGCCATTCAATTTGAAAACAATTCAAATATAAAATTGTTTACCGATCAGAATTTCCTTAAAACCATCATGCGAAATTTAACCGGAAACGCTATAAAAGCGCTTGAAGGCATTGATAACCCAACTATCAACTGGAAAGCTTGGAATGAAAATAACAGAACATTTATTTCCATTACTGATAATGGCAAAGGAGCATCAATAGAACAATTTAAAGCACTTTATGATGAAAAAGAAATTGTTGGAATTAAAACAGGGCTTGGACTTCATTTAATTCGTGATTTAGCTAAAATGATTGATTGTGAAATTAGCCTAGAAACATCGGAAAACAAAGGAACCAAAGTTGTTTTAAGAATATAA
- a CDS encoding DUF58 domain-containing protein, translating into MKLEAHLEKISSFEHLELLANQIVEGFISGMHKSPFHGFSAEFAEHKIYNPGESTKHIDWKLFAKTDRLYTKRYEEETNLRCHLIIDNSSSMHYPKLKENQLFYENKIGFSVLASAVLMNLLKKQRDAVGLSVYSDIYEYYSPEKGSERHHRMILNKLEEVLMQNKTTRKTDTVTFLHQIAENIHRRSMVILFTDMFQSEDNDKIFKALQHLKHNKHRVVVFHVYDKKTELNFSFDNTPRKFIDVETGEEINLFAENTQEMYQKEVQSYFKTIEATCMQYQIRYVPVSVDENFEKILLTYLVEKQKFG; encoded by the coding sequence ATGAAGTTAGAGGCGCATTTAGAAAAAATATCCAGTTTTGAGCATTTAGAATTATTGGCCAATCAAATTGTTGAAGGGTTTATTTCTGGAATGCACAAATCACCTTTTCATGGATTCTCGGCTGAGTTTGCCGAACATAAAATTTACAATCCTGGAGAAAGTACCAAGCATATCGATTGGAAATTGTTTGCCAAAACAGACAGATTGTACACAAAACGATACGAAGAGGAGACCAATTTACGTTGTCATTTGATAATTGATAATTCTTCGTCGATGCATTATCCTAAATTGAAGGAAAATCAGCTGTTTTACGAGAATAAAATAGGTTTTTCTGTCTTGGCTTCGGCTGTGTTGATGAACTTGCTTAAAAAACAACGGGATGCTGTTGGTTTGAGTGTTTATTCGGATATATATGAATATTATTCTCCTGAAAAAGGGAGCGAGCGTCATCATAGGATGATTTTAAATAAGCTCGAAGAAGTTTTAATGCAAAACAAAACAACTCGTAAAACCGATACTGTTACTTTTTTACACCAAATTGCAGAAAATATTCATCGTCGCTCTATGGTAATTTTGTTTACCGACATGTTTCAGAGTGAAGACAACGATAAAATATTTAAAGCTTTGCAGCATTTAAAACACAACAAACATCGAGTAGTTGTTTTTCATGTTTATGATAAAAAAACGGAGTTAAATTTTAGTTTTGATAATACGCCACGTAAGTTTATTGATGTGGAAACGGGAGAAGAGATCAATTTATTTGCTGAAAATACCCAAGAAATGTATCAAAAAGAAGTACAAAGTTATTTCAAAACGATAGAAGCAACCTGTATGCAATATCAAATACGATATGTTCCGGTTTCAGTTGATGAAAATTTTGAAAAAATTTTATTAACGTATTTGGTTGAAAAACAAAAGTTTGGCTAA
- a CDS encoding LamG-like jellyroll fold domain-containing protein — MKHKYLLLILLLTGLKSFSQTDSFLTSTCIGTTTNPQNRFYQPQVADFDGDTDKDIIVLDESGVYRLFTNDGSNNFTQTTTLSGLTWSSLISKDMDNDGDIDIVSSAGKIFINNGSAVFTELPGTFFTATGSIGAFRVADFNGDTKQDILWLNATSNSTTVNQIWFNNGTTGNASFVLGTEIQNLNGYTNLGSVAGDIDNDGDIDLVFCQQGGWNGRVFKNNGSGVFTNTQNLPTYTGEGFLADWDNDGDIDFLAYDYYNNWGLRLWKNDGTGTFGTVSTNSLITMPSVGAVDKIVDLNGDTWLDVVLRNGSGARYYLNSGCQLTLATQVLSNSYNGIAISDFNNDGKPDFFNAARDGQSCININDLNIQSYVAITAPVVSTQVNYFVGQSASPLVATGNNILWYTGSTGGTGTTTAPTPNTASVGSTSYWVSNTNTNGCESERIEVVVTVSLPATHLNFDGSNDAITVTGVNFPLGNTSRTIEAWIKTTQNNGGGAIMTYGNLTTNNRFALYQTGGKLNFVAENNDYNTNATINDGNWHHIAATHDGTSLKVYLDGVQVGTSQAKTFNTTGNQFSIGYRGVASEYFNGSIDEVRVWNVARTAEQINRSKNCELQGNETGLVAYYKFNQGIDQADNTAITTLNATTGSNGTLSNFSLTGTTSNWLAGSPVITGSVIPSNATATSPVTYNLGDTASALSATTGTNGTGLMWYTSATGGTGSTTAPTPSTTTAGSTSYWVASTNANGCESGRIEIIITVNANATHLNFDGANDIVNTGNGLTTYFTGKTAVTVEAWVRPETNSGLGVIAGNYDYPSLGRGLQMLLRRDNNGYSFWIDGGSGYSSVVASNTVILNTWQHVAGVWDGTTMKIYVDGTLISTTAKTGVIPLKTTAFVIGGNAQAVPEMFNGDIDEVRIWDIALNQTDIQNTMNCEAQAQPELVAYYKFNQGFDNANNAPITTLADELGNYNGTLTNFTLTGAMSNWAAGSPVTTGNTCATLSNSDFTNTNNSIMIYPNPSNGLLTINTPESIKVEAWDVLGKLILSSDLEAGSNKIDISNHAAGIYIFKATSANGESKIYKVIKE, encoded by the coding sequence ATGAAACACAAGTACCTTTTATTAATTCTATTACTCACAGGTTTGAAGTCATTTTCCCAGACAGATTCTTTTCTGACTTCAACATGTATAGGAACAACTACCAATCCTCAAAACAGATTTTACCAGCCTCAAGTTGCAGACTTTGATGGTGATACAGACAAAGACATTATTGTACTTGATGAGTCTGGAGTGTATCGTTTGTTTACTAATGATGGTTCAAACAATTTTACTCAAACTACAACTTTATCAGGATTAACATGGAGTTCTTTAATCTCTAAAGATATGGATAACGATGGTGACATAGATATTGTAAGTTCTGCGGGTAAAATTTTCATTAACAACGGATCTGCTGTCTTTACTGAATTACCAGGTACTTTTTTTACAGCAACAGGTTCTATTGGTGCATTTAGAGTAGCAGATTTTAACGGAGATACCAAACAAGATATTTTATGGTTAAATGCAACTTCTAATTCTACTACGGTTAATCAAATTTGGTTTAACAATGGAACTACAGGCAATGCAAGTTTTGTTCTTGGAACTGAAATTCAAAATTTAAATGGGTATACTAATTTAGGATCTGTAGCTGGAGATATTGACAACGACGGAGATATTGACCTAGTTTTTTGTCAACAAGGTGGGTGGAACGGAAGAGTCTTTAAGAACAATGGAAGTGGTGTATTTACAAATACTCAAAATTTGCCTACTTATACAGGAGAAGGTTTTTTAGCTGATTGGGATAATGATGGCGATATAGATTTCTTAGCTTATGATTACTATAATAATTGGGGCTTAAGATTATGGAAAAACGATGGTACAGGAACATTTGGTACTGTAAGTACAAATTCTTTAATAACAATGCCTAGTGTAGGAGCTGTTGATAAAATAGTTGATTTAAATGGAGACACTTGGTTAGATGTAGTTTTAAGAAATGGTAGTGGTGCAAGATATTATTTAAACTCAGGTTGTCAACTTACTCTAGCAACTCAGGTTTTATCTAATTCATATAATGGTATTGCTATTAGCGATTTTAACAATGACGGCAAACCTGATTTTTTTAATGCGGCTAGAGACGGACAATCATGCATTAATATTAATGATTTAAATATTCAATCATATGTTGCTATCACTGCTCCTGTAGTTTCAACTCAAGTTAATTATTTTGTTGGTCAGTCGGCATCTCCGCTTGTAGCAACAGGTAATAATATATTATGGTATACAGGTTCTACTGGCGGAACAGGTACTACTACAGCTCCTACACCAAATACAGCATCTGTAGGATCCACATCTTATTGGGTTTCAAACACTAATACTAATGGTTGCGAAAGTGAAAGAATTGAAGTTGTTGTAACAGTTAGTCTACCTGCAACACATTTAAATTTTGACGGTTCAAATGATGCTATAACTGTAACAGGGGTTAATTTTCCTCTTGGAAATACTTCTAGAACAATTGAGGCTTGGATTAAAACTACTCAAAACAATGGTGGCGGAGCAATTATGACTTATGGTAACCTTACTACAAACAATAGATTTGCTCTATATCAAACAGGAGGTAAATTGAATTTTGTTGCTGAAAACAACGACTACAATACAAATGCAACAATTAATGATGGTAATTGGCACCATATTGCAGCTACACATGATGGAACTTCCTTAAAAGTATATTTAGATGGTGTACAAGTAGGGACTTCACAAGCAAAGACATTTAATACTACTGGAAATCAATTTAGTATTGGATACAGAGGAGTAGCATCAGAGTATTTTAATGGAAGTATTGATGAAGTAAGAGTATGGAATGTAGCAAGAACAGCCGAACAAATTAACAGATCAAAAAATTGCGAATTACAAGGAAATGAAACTGGTTTGGTAGCTTATTATAAATTCAACCAAGGTATTGACCAAGCCGACAATACAGCTATTACCACTTTAAATGCTACAACTGGATCTAATGGTACATTATCAAACTTTTCTTTAACAGGAACAACATCAAATTGGTTAGCTGGCTCTCCTGTAATAACTGGTTCAGTAATACCAAGCAATGCTACTGCTACATCTCCTGTTACTTATAATCTAGGAGATACTGCTTCAGCTTTATCTGCAACTACTGGAACAAATGGAACAGGATTAATGTGGTACACATCTGCAACTGGGGGAACTGGCTCTACAACAGCTCCAACTCCTTCTACAACTACTGCAGGTTCTACTTCATATTGGGTTGCTTCAACTAATGCAAATGGTTGTGAAAGCGGAAGAATCGAAATTATTATTACTGTTAATGCAAATGCAACTCATTTAAACTTTGATGGAGCTAATGATATCGTTAACACAGGAAATGGTTTAACAACTTATTTTACAGGTAAAACAGCAGTAACAGTAGAAGCATGGGTTAGACCTGAAACAAATTCTGGTTTAGGTGTAATTGCAGGTAATTATGATTACCCATCATTAGGTCGTGGTTTACAAATGCTATTAAGAAGAGATAATAACGGGTACTCTTTTTGGATTGATGGAGGAAGTGGTTACTCATCTGTAGTAGCATCAAATACAGTAATATTAAATACTTGGCAACATGTTGCAGGTGTTTGGGATGGTACAACTATGAAAATTTATGTAGATGGTACTTTAATTAGTACTACTGCAAAAACAGGAGTAATCCCATTGAAAACAACAGCTTTTGTTATTGGAGGAAATGCTCAAGCTGTTCCTGAAATGTTTAATGGAGATATAGACGAAGTTCGTATTTGGGATATTGCATTAAATCAAACTGATATTCAAAACACTATGAATTGTGAAGCACAAGCACAACCAGAGTTAGTAGCATATTATAAATTTAATCAGGGATTTGACAATGCTAACAATGCTCCTATCACAACATTAGCTGATGAATTAGGCAACTATAATGGAACCTTAACTAACTTTACTTTAACTGGCGCTATGTCAAACTGGGCAGCAGGTTCGCCAGTAACAACCGGAAATACTTGTGCTACATTGAGTAATTCTGATTTTACTAATACAAATAATTCAATTATGATTTATCCTAATCCTTCAAACGGATTACTTACAATAAACACTCCTGAGTCAATTAAAGTAGAAGCTTGGGATGTTTTAGGAAAATTAATATTGAGTTCAGATTTAGAAGCTGGAAGCAACAAAATCGACATTTCAAATCATGCAGCAGGAATTTATATTTTCAAAGCTACATCTGCTAACGGAGAAAGTAAAATTTATAAAGTAATTAAAGAATAA
- a CDS encoding LytR/AlgR family response regulator transcription factor, with product MQSFNCIIVDDEEIDRLLVISYVKRFSIFQIVGIFETAETALAFLETNSVDIAFLDIELPGKSGLELREKAKEIPACVFISSHTESAAYTFELQTLDFIVKPFKFPRFEQTVQRIVEFMEIKTKASLFEASIGGDVIYVKSGHSQVKIKLHEILYLEALKNYTILATENKRHCVLQNLGEILQNENFQSFIRIHRSFAVQKQFIQKINSQELVLKNDVSIPIGRSFKNNLSLVL from the coding sequence ATGCAATCATTTAACTGTATAATTGTTGATGATGAAGAAATAGACAGACTCCTGGTTATTTCTTACGTTAAAAGATTTTCAATTTTTCAAATAGTTGGAATATTTGAAACTGCTGAAACTGCATTAGCGTTTTTAGAAACCAATTCAGTTGATATTGCTTTTCTAGACATTGAACTTCCGGGAAAATCTGGCTTAGAGCTTCGTGAAAAAGCAAAAGAAATTCCTGCTTGCGTTTTTATTTCATCTCATACAGAAAGTGCGGCATACACTTTTGAATTACAAACATTAGATTTTATTGTTAAACCGTTTAAATTTCCTCGCTTTGAACAAACTGTACAGCGAATTGTGGAGTTTATGGAAATTAAAACAAAAGCAAGTTTGTTTGAAGCTTCAATAGGTGGTGATGTTATTTACGTAAAATCTGGTCATAGCCAAGTTAAAATTAAACTTCATGAAATATTATATTTAGAAGCTTTAAAAAATTATACCATTTTGGCAACTGAAAACAAAAGACATTGTGTTTTACAAAATTTAGGCGAAATCCTTCAAAATGAAAATTTTCAATCGTTTATAAGAATTCATCGCAGTTTTGCAGTTCAAAAACAATTTATTCAAAAGATTAATAGTCAAGAATTAGTTTTAAAAAACGATGTCTCTATACCTATTGGACGAAGCTTCAAAAATAACTTAAGTTTGGTTTTATGA
- the trxA gene encoding thioredoxin encodes MALAITDATFDEVVLKSDKPVVVDFWAAWCGPCRMVGPVIDEISSEYEGKAVVGKVDVDANQEFAAKYGVRNIPTVLVFQNGEVVGRQVGVAPKKTYTDAIDALL; translated from the coding sequence ATGGCATTAGCAATTACAGATGCTACTTTTGATGAAGTAGTATTAAAATCAGATAAACCAGTAGTAGTAGATTTTTGGGCAGCTTGGTGTGGTCCATGTAGAATGGTTGGTCCAGTTATCGACGAAATTTCTTCAGAATATGAAGGTAAAGCAGTAGTTGGTAAAGTTGACGTAGATGCAAACCAAGAATTTGCTGCAAAATACGGAGTTCGTAACATTCCTACAGTATTAGTATTTCAAAACGGAGAAGTTGTTGGAAGACAAGTAGGAGTTGCTCCTAAAAAGACTTATACAGATGCAATTGATGCATTATTATAA
- a CDS encoding peroxiredoxin-like family protein, producing the protein MKKIITLIVLSFAINSFAQIADAPENISPLLIGEKIPNIPLHDSNGKEVTSNKIFNKKTVLVVYRGGWCPYCNSQLADMQEIENQLIELGYQVVAVSPDAPSFLKQTEDKKELKYQLYSDSEGKFAQALGIAFKNEKGFLKKYSEDKNPGFLPVPTIYVLNEKQEIEFLYINPNYSKRLEGNVLLAVLKAL; encoded by the coding sequence ATGAAAAAAATTATAACATTAATTGTATTGAGTTTTGCTATAAACTCTTTTGCTCAAATTGCCGATGCTCCAGAAAACATTTCGCCATTATTAATAGGAGAAAAAATACCAAATATTCCATTGCATGATAGCAACGGAAAAGAGGTTACTAGCAACAAAATTTTTAATAAAAAAACTGTTTTAGTTGTATATAGAGGAGGTTGGTGTCCGTATTGTAATTCACAATTAGCGGATATGCAAGAAATAGAAAATCAGTTAATTGAATTGGGTTATCAAGTTGTAGCAGTTAGTCCTGATGCACCATCTTTTTTAAAGCAAACTGAAGATAAAAAAGAATTGAAATATCAATTGTATTCTGATAGTGAAGGGAAATTTGCTCAAGCTTTAGGCATTGCTTTTAAAAATGAAAAAGGGTTTTTAAAGAAATATTCGGAAGATAAAAATCCAGGATTTTTACCAGTTCCAACGATTTATGTTTTAAATGAAAAACAAGAAATTGAATTTTTATACATAAATCCTAATTATTCAAAGCGATTAGAAGGAAATGTACTATTAGCTGTGTTAAAAGCATTATAA
- a CDS encoding tail fiber domain-containing protein: protein MKKFYFLILGIVTAGYSQVGINTATPAAQLEIKSSNQAVPANTDGVLIPKIDTFPAINPTILQQGMLVYLTTTSGTNQPGFYYWDNTTTSWKGFGNGSGWSLTGNTGTNPTTNFLGTTDDKSLFFRVNNQHAGRIDTNTGEGTGGNVFLGITTGQAVNSGSHNVAIGVEAFMNNSGALNTAIGSYALQKNTSGDSNIAVGSSALYENTVGTENIAIGRFAYFNNKSGSNGVAIGVRAMQYADNTATAYQNHNVAVGFEAIQGSSTPANNTGNLNTAIGFRTLSKNTSGSGNSAVGDRALSSNTTGEYNNAFGYLSLFGNTTGTQNNAHGSEVLLGNSSGSYNSGFGYRALNGNNGNYNSAFGNGSMFNNKMASNNVAVGYRALSNQQFSNGNVAFDTNNVAVGVDALLNNNPTSTSNGIQNTALGNYALNANTTGYRNTALGNRALFNNTTGYQNTAVGYNVYPTSSTSLNNYTGLGYNVGGGTSTSNMVEIGNTSVASIRGQVNFTTYSDQRIKNNIKEDVPGLNFITQLRPVTYNLDIHKQNAIIYKDKQEANEDWEGKYDIENIKQTGFIAQEVAQTAKSLNFDFSGIDAPKKIDGLYGLRYAEFVVPLVKAVQEQQQIIEEQNEKIKQLEAINKEILNRLEKLETK, encoded by the coding sequence ATGAAGAAGTTCTATTTTTTAATATTAGGTATTGTAACTGCAGGATATTCTCAAGTAGGGATTAACACAGCTACACCAGCAGCACAATTAGAAATAAAATCTAGTAATCAAGCAGTGCCAGCTAATACTGATGGTGTTTTAATTCCAAAAATAGATACTTTTCCAGCAATTAATCCAACTATTTTACAGCAAGGAATGCTAGTTTATTTAACTACAACTTCTGGAACAAATCAACCTGGGTTTTATTATTGGGATAATACAACTACGAGTTGGAAAGGATTTGGGAATGGTTCAGGATGGAGTTTAACTGGGAATACTGGAACAAATCCGACAACCAATTTTTTAGGAACTACTGATGATAAATCGTTGTTTTTTCGTGTAAACAATCAGCATGCAGGAAGAATAGATACCAATACTGGAGAAGGAACAGGAGGTAATGTTTTTTTAGGCATTACTACAGGGCAAGCTGTTAATTCTGGTTCTCACAATGTTGCGATTGGTGTTGAAGCTTTTATGAATAATAGTGGCGCCTTAAATACAGCTATAGGGTCTTATGCTTTGCAAAAAAACACGAGTGGGGATTCTAATATTGCTGTTGGATCAAGTGCTTTGTATGAAAACACCGTTGGTACAGAAAATATAGCTATCGGGAGATTTGCTTATTTTAATAATAAATCTGGATCAAATGGAGTAGCTATTGGAGTTAGAGCAATGCAATATGCTGATAATACTGCCACGGCTTATCAAAATCATAATGTAGCTGTTGGTTTTGAGGCTATACAAGGGTCTTCGACTCCTGCAAATAATACAGGTAATCTTAACACCGCAATAGGTTTTAGAACTTTATCAAAAAACACTTCAGGAAGTGGTAATAGTGCAGTTGGAGATCGTGCATTATCCTCAAACACAACTGGCGAATACAATAACGCATTTGGGTACTTGTCTTTATTTGGAAACACAACTGGCACGCAAAATAATGCCCATGGTTCAGAAGTTTTATTAGGAAATTCATCAGGAAGTTATAATTCTGGTTTTGGATATAGAGCATTAAATGGTAATAATGGTAATTACAATTCTGCATTTGGTAACGGTTCAATGTTTAATAATAAAATGGCAAGTAATAATGTAGCAGTTGGATATAGAGCCTTGTCTAATCAACAATTTAGTAATGGAAATGTTGCTTTTGATACTAATAATGTAGCAGTTGGTGTTGACGCTTTGTTGAATAATAACCCAACTTCTACAAGCAATGGTATTCAAAATACAGCTTTAGGTAATTATGCATTAAATGCGAATACCACTGGTTATAGAAATACAGCACTTGGTAATAGGGCATTGTTCAATAATACTACGGGCTATCAAAACACAGCTGTTGGCTATAATGTTTATCCAACATCGTCAACATCTTTAAATAATTATACTGGACTTGGTTACAATGTAGGGGGAGGTACTTCTACTAGCAATATGGTTGAAATCGGAAACACTAGTGTAGCTTCTATTCGTGGGCAAGTTAATTTTACAACCTATAGCGATCAGCGAATAAAAAACAATATAAAAGAAGATGTTCCGGGGTTAAATTTTATAACACAATTAAGACCTGTAACTTACAACCTTGACATTCATAAACAAAATGCAATTATTTACAAAGACAAACAAGAAGCTAACGAAGACTGGGAAGGAAAATACGATATTGAAAATATTAAACAAACTGGTTTCATAGCTCAAGAAGTTGCTCAAACAGCAAAATCTTTAAATTTTGATTTTAGTGGAATTGATGCGCCAAAAAAAATAGATGGTCTTTATGGTTTGCGCTACGCAGAATTTGTAGTTCCTTTAGTGAAAGCAGTACAAGAACAACAACAAATCATCGAAGAACAAAATGAAAAAATAAAGCAATTAGAAGCTATAAATAAAGAGATATTAAATCGATTAGAGAAGTTAGAAACTAAATAA